A single genomic interval of Williamwhitmania sp. harbors:
- a CDS encoding Crp/Fnr family transcriptional regulator: MPNNNLSQLLLNFLLQLVPSPDEGIEALLESMEHRKLVHKEHLVMAGEVAQSIVFCANGYFRFYHYLPNGTEVTSDFYFAPNVATSYTSFITRKPSAVYVQAMEDMEVLTIGHEQLMELYHRYPSVERIGRLMAEQVAITSEKHLFSLLNYNAEERYAALMQEHPEFIQQIPLHYIASYLGVTPETLSRIRQRIR; encoded by the coding sequence ATGCCCAACAATAATCTATCGCAACTACTGCTAAACTTTTTGCTGCAGCTGGTTCCCTCTCCCGACGAGGGTATTGAAGCACTTCTGGAGTCGATGGAGCATAGGAAACTGGTTCATAAGGAGCATCTGGTGATGGCGGGTGAGGTAGCTCAGAGTATTGTGTTTTGCGCCAACGGCTACTTCCGCTTTTACCACTACCTGCCCAACGGCACGGAAGTAACCAGCGACTTTTACTTTGCACCCAACGTTGCCACCTCCTACACCAGCTTTATCACCCGTAAGCCATCAGCCGTTTACGTGCAGGCCATGGAGGATATGGAGGTGCTGACCATTGGTCATGAGCAGCTAATGGAACTCTACCATCGTTACCCCAGCGTGGAGCGAATAGGAAGGCTGATGGCCGAGCAGGTGGCCATAACCTCCGAAAAGCATCTGTTCAGCCTGCTAAACTACAATGCGGAAGAGCGCTACGCTGCACTAATGCAGGAGCATCCCGAATTTATCCAACAAATTCCGCTTCATTACATAGCCTCCTACCTTGGCGTAACCCCCGAAACCCTTAGCCGAATTCGCCAGCGAATCCGCTGA
- a CDS encoding porin family protein, giving the protein MMKCWYIIALFFILPFTTSGQNEYYFKDSSFSTGKNLIGGYHTSELVQIKVGDHLVPYSPNQIKEFGCKNGRVYISKSVPNGDSTHRVFMERLGKPGLTMYYYKQGWRRHFFIEKDSISTFELPRRSQQNQRFNKQLVELMSGCPMAANAAKLVRYSRNSMAKLISRYNGCVSKPFPYFRYGITVGYELVKQVPLQQMADLNLLNFSYEGGFIVGVFLDEPIRTSDFSFHPEAYFSQQRISRTGVFGNMDVDYISTLSGIKMPLLLRYAYPSNKIRPFANAGGIFSYNIQNINHLYESTIINNRVNIADLGPYPLVDKMQFGYSFGGGVEYRLSYRRSIFLEVRYSSVLGLAHPSSMSDSEITFLFEINI; this is encoded by the coding sequence ATGATGAAGTGTTGGTATATAATAGCATTGTTTTTTATACTTCCTTTTACCACCAGTGGGCAGAACGAGTATTATTTTAAGGACAGCTCCTTTTCAACTGGGAAAAATCTGATTGGTGGGTACCATACTTCCGAGTTGGTCCAGATCAAGGTTGGGGATCACCTCGTTCCGTATTCGCCCAATCAAATAAAAGAATTTGGGTGTAAGAATGGACGCGTATATATTTCAAAGAGTGTACCGAATGGTGATTCTACGCACCGGGTTTTTATGGAGCGCTTGGGGAAGCCCGGTTTGACGATGTATTACTATAAACAGGGTTGGAGAAGGCACTTTTTCATTGAAAAAGACAGCATCTCTACTTTTGAACTACCGCGGCGCTCCCAGCAGAACCAGCGTTTTAACAAACAGCTGGTCGAGTTAATGTCGGGCTGTCCAATGGCGGCGAATGCTGCCAAGCTTGTTCGCTACAGCAGGAACTCTATGGCAAAGTTAATCTCGCGCTATAACGGATGTGTATCCAAACCTTTTCCCTATTTTCGATATGGTATTACAGTTGGCTATGAGCTGGTAAAGCAGGTTCCTTTGCAGCAGATGGCTGACTTGAATCTGCTCAACTTTAGCTACGAGGGAGGATTTATAGTTGGTGTGTTTCTTGATGAGCCAATTCGCACAAGTGACTTTTCGTTTCATCCGGAGGCATACTTTTCACAACAGCGGATATCGAGAACCGGGGTGTTTGGCAACATGGATGTTGATTATATTTCCACTTTATCCGGCATTAAGATGCCGTTGCTTTTACGGTATGCATACCCTTCAAACAAAATACGCCCCTTTGCAAATGCAGGAGGCATATTCTCGTATAACATTCAAAATATTAACCATTTATACGAGTCTACAATTATAAATAACAGGGTAAATATTGCTGATCTTGGCCCATATCCGCTAGTTGATAAAATGCAATTTGGATATTCATTTGGAGGAGGGGTGGAGTATAGGCTCAGCTACCGACGGTCCATCTTCTTGGAGGTGCGCTACAGTTCCGTTTTGGGTCTAGCTCATCCATCTTCGATGAGCGATTCTGAGATTACCTTTCTTTTCGAAATAAACATATAG
- a CDS encoding DUF4010 domain-containing protein: protein MGAAAEIFDHIPADIIKFVLVTLFSLLIGLEQRRHHIEEEMESLFGTDRTFTVIGILGFILYIISPQNLTPFLGGGGVIALLLGIFYYQKIQIKKQFGFTSLVIALITYCLAPLMYTQPAWMVILVVVLVLIITEIKETLFKFSKKFDNGEFITLAKFLVVAGVILPLLPDTPISAEINISPYKFWLAIVAVSAISYFSYLLKKFVFPDSGIILTGILGGLYSSTATTIILARKSKEMPESNKLVAAIILATTMMYLRIFLLALFFNKDIAIKLAPSFAIFIIASALIAIFFLKFHRGKPKPEGEAITLKSQTNPLEFKTALVFAALFIFFGTITGIINKNFGTGGINVLSFVVGVTDIDPFILNLFQSKWNIDSAVLVMAVLNAITSNNLLKMVYGLSFGDRSIRKPLIAGFSVLIVLGLILSFVIHL, encoded by the coding sequence ATGGGAGCTGCCGCTGAAATATTTGACCATATCCCTGCCGACATTATAAAGTTTGTGCTGGTAACCCTATTCTCGCTTCTAATTGGGTTGGAGCAGCGTCGCCACCACATAGAGGAGGAGATGGAGAGCCTCTTTGGCACCGATAGAACCTTTACCGTAATAGGGATTCTAGGTTTCATACTCTACATTATCAGCCCCCAAAACTTAACGCCCTTTCTTGGCGGTGGTGGGGTAATTGCCCTGCTGCTTGGCATTTTCTACTACCAGAAAATTCAAATTAAGAAGCAATTCGGATTTACCTCCCTCGTGATTGCGCTAATCACCTACTGCCTTGCGCCTTTAATGTATACGCAACCCGCTTGGATGGTAATCCTAGTTGTAGTATTGGTGCTTATCATCACAGAAATAAAGGAGACGCTCTTTAAGTTTTCAAAGAAGTTCGATAATGGTGAGTTCATCACGCTGGCCAAGTTTTTGGTGGTTGCGGGTGTAATTCTTCCGCTGCTGCCCGATACGCCCATATCAGCCGAAATCAACATTTCGCCCTACAAGTTCTGGCTAGCCATAGTAGCCGTGTCGGCCATATCCTACTTCAGCTACCTGCTCAAGAAGTTCGTGTTCCCCGATTCGGGAATAATTCTTACCGGAATATTGGGCGGGCTATACAGCAGCACAGCTACAACCATTATTCTCGCCCGAAAGAGCAAGGAGATGCCCGAGAGCAACAAGCTGGTTGCTGCCATTATTTTGGCCACCACCATGATGTATCTGCGCATATTCCTGCTTGCCCTATTTTTCAACAAGGATATTGCGATTAAGTTGGCTCCCTCGTTTGCCATTTTTATTATCGCCTCCGCTCTTATCGCCATCTTCTTTTTAAAGTTTCATCGTGGCAAGCCGAAGCCGGAAGGGGAGGCTATAACCCTCAAATCGCAAACTAACCCGCTGGAGTTTAAAACGGCGCTGGTGTTTGCAGCCCTTTTCATCTTTTTTGGGACAATTACCGGGATTATCAACAAGAATTTTGGAACGGGTGGTATCAACGTGCTTTCCTTTGTGGTTGGGGTAACCGACATCGATCCATTTATTCTAAACCTCTTCCAAAGCAAGTGGAATATAGATAGTGCTGTTTTAGTTATGGCGGTGCTAAATGCCATAACTAGCAACAACCTGTTAAAAATGGTGTATGGATTGTCTTTTGGCGATAGGTCAATCCGTAAGCCGTTGATTGCTGGATTTAGCGTGCTAATTGTGCTGGGTTTGATATTATCTTTTGTGATTCACTTATAG